The Prunus dulcis chromosome 3, ALMONDv2, whole genome shotgun sequence genome segment aactgccatcaatttcttaaaacaagcccaaccccaaaatctcataaaaatacccaaagcactcaatagggcatcaaagtaatttaataatcaatattaaattcaataaggctagctatcattttttgggttttttttgggtttgtttataggaattcaattgtgtagggtttatttataatattagtgctagaaatgagtatatcactaaatatctcaaaaatcTATGGCTTGAGAAAACTTTATAAAAATGCACTTTTCTCAATCTTTACATGTTCTATCTACTGAAATTGTCTGCTTCTAGCTAGCGGTATAATCTCCCTGCATAAGATGATGTGCTTGAAGGGCTCCTTGGGCTATCATATCCATATTCCGAAAGATGGCGATCAAACATCACATCCTAAATTgagaaagaacaaacaaacaaacaaaatgaaaaaaaaacttcaagaaaatatgcaaacaagaaaaaaagaaaaagagaatgttGTGCTGTTATTTGAAGTTAAGTGTTAGGTTTATGTTATGCAACTTACATGTATTGGTGAGAGTGCTCCATTACCCCCCAGCATGAAAGGATTCATGCAATCTTCAGCGATTTCTCTTAATCTGTTAAGCTCAGGGAGCACAACCTTGGCAAGATCCGGCCTGTCTTTTCTCCGCATTTCAGTGCACTGTAAAGCTAGCTTGGCAAATTTGAAGGCTTCCTCAACAGGCCAGTCAGAAACTGCAGGGTCAAGCATCTCAGTGAAGGTCCCATTCTCAATGGCCTTCTCAACAAGGTGAGCCAAACCCATTGGTGGCCTGGCTGTTATTAGTTGCAGGAGCAGCACCCCAAGTGAAAATATATCAGATTTTGTTCCAAGCATGCCGGTTGTTTGATACTCCGGGTCGATGTAACAGAACGTTCCAGCCATTGATGTTATGCGATATTGAGAGACACAGTTGGCTACTGATGCAGGGACAAGCCTGGCCAAACCTACATCACTGATCTTGCTCACATAGTTGTGGTCTAGCAAAATGTTGCCAGGTTTTAGGTCCCGGTGCACAACTGGTTCGGGCTTGGTTTGATGAAGAAACAGAAGTCCAGTCCCAATTTCTGCAGCAATTCTGAACCTTAGCTGCCAAGGAATCACTGGGGTGTTGCCTTGCTGGAAGAGACGGTCTTCTAAGCTCCCTTTAGCCATGTACTCATAGACCAGACAACCATACTCTGGGCAGGCTCCAACAAGGAGAACCATGTTTGGATGCCGAATGCAGCTCAATACTTCAACCTGCATAATTAGGACCTGTTAGATATGTCTATAATGATATAAACATGATCACCACAAATAGCATTTCTATTTGCATAGTCACAACTCAGATACCTCTTTCTGGAACTGTGACCGTCCTTGGGCTGCATCTGGACGCAGAACTTTTATTGCCACCGGCGTATGGTCCAGTTCACCTCTGAATACTGGACCATAGCCTCCTTCCCCAATCTTGCGAGCTGGGGAAAATTCATTTGTTGCCGCTTCAATATCTTCAATTGTGTATTTCCTGTACCTGAGACCGTCTAGTGATTTCTTCCTCCCTTCATCTTTTCTAAGAGCTTTCATTTCTGCTTTCCTccttttttctgtttccaGTTGTGCAATCCTTTCAGCTGCTTTTGCTGCCTCTATGGCTGCCCTACTTTTTAGTTTCTCCTTCTGTGCAAGTGCAAATGCAGATTCCTCAGCTTGTCGCGCCTCTTCTATTCTACACTCTCCTTTCAATTTCCATTGGTGAAGTTCCTTTTCCTGTGAAGATATGTCATTATAATTCATGCTTGAATTGTTGTTCAAAACCAATATCTTTTTTTCATTGACACCAAATCTTAAACAAAGTCCATACTCTTATAAGAAGTAGCATCAATACCTTATGTTTTGCTGTAACTGCCTCCTTGCAGGCCATACTGTACA includes the following:
- the LOC117621631 gene encoding U-box domain-containing protein 35-like, with the translated sequence MGIRRQAEKREEAVALAIDKDRGSEYAIKWIAEHLLTRPGQSLTLVHVKQPTAAPALPNNPFSLWFLSSYVAGGELPREVAKMNKYQVDAEAKDLFLPFRCFCTKKAIHWNEVILENADISKALINYVTANSIEILVLGAPSRNALKKRFKTRDIPSAVSKGAPDFCTVYVICRGKITHSRPATGRLTPKPPLHNQIQQQPSQVYGSNDTQHMLHNLQSRESEITQSSTRSQLNNIKLKPPLTRAIPIRDKSYEALPESDGLSVSSERPSTDLMSNFPSMASRMTYQSSISSELDNRSSTSSHSGINFIDMSSGRNEFSSSSIESGRSWSSTSRDEMENEMRRLRLELKQTMEMYSMACKEAVTAKHKEKELHQWKLKGECRIEEARQAEESAFALAQKEKLKSRAAIEAAKAAERIAQLETEKRRKAEMKALRKDEGRKKSLDGLRYRKYTIEDIEAATNEFSPARKIGEGGYGPVFRGELDHTPVAIKVLRPDAAQGRSQFQKEVEVLSCIRHPNMVLLVGACPEYGCLVYEYMAKGSLEDRLFQQGNTPVIPWQLRFRIAAEIGTGLLFLHQTKPEPVVHRDLKPGNILLDHNYVSKISDVGLARLVPASVANCVSQYRITSMAGTFCYIDPEYQTTGMLGTKSDIFSLGVLLLQLITARPPMGLAHLVEKAIENGTFTEMLDPAVSDWPVEEAFKFAKLALQCTEMRRKDRPDLAKVVLPELNRLREIAEDCMNPFMLGGNGALSPIHDVMFDRHLSEYGYDSPRSPSSTSSYAGRLYR